In Ovis aries strain OAR_USU_Benz2616 breed Rambouillet chromosome 17, ARS-UI_Ramb_v3.0, whole genome shotgun sequence, the following proteins share a genomic window:
- the IL2 gene encoding interleukin-2 precursor (The RefSeq protein has 1 substitution compared to this genomic sequence), whose product MYKIQPLSCIALTLALVANGAPTSSSTGNTMKEVKSLLLDLQLLLEKVKNPENLKLSRMHTFNFYMPKVNATELKHLKCLLEELKLLEEVLDLAPSKNLNTREIKDSMDNIKRIVLELQGSETRFTCEYDDATVKAVEFLNKWITFCQSIYSTMT is encoded by the exons ATGTACAAGATACAACTCTTGTCTTGCATTGCACTAACTCTTGCACTCGTTGCAAACGGTGCACCTACTTCAAGCTCTACGGGGAACACAATGAAAGAAGTGAAGTCATTGCTGCTGGATTTACAGTTGCTTTTGGAGAAAGTTAAA AATCCCGAGAACCTCAAGCTCTCCAGGATGCATACATTTAACTTCTACATGCCCAAGGTTAAC GCTACAGAATTGAAACATCTTAAGTGTTTACTAGAAGAACTCAAACTTCTAGAGGAAGTGCTAGATTTAGCTCCAAGCAAAAACCTGAACACCAGAGAGATCAAGGATTCAATGGACAATATCAAGAGAATAGTTTTGGAACTACAG gGATCTGAAACAAGATTCACATGTGAATATGATGATGCGACAGTAAAGGCTGTAGAATTTCTGAACAAATGGATTACCTTTTGTCAAAGCATCTACTCAACAATGACTTGA